The following are from one region of the Gossypium hirsutum isolate 1008001.06 chromosome D03, Gossypium_hirsutum_v2.1, whole genome shotgun sequence genome:
- the LOC107933708 gene encoding ankyrin repeat-containing protein BDA1 has protein sequence MDDQLRTVAQNGDIDALYRRFAEDPYVLDRVDQLPITDTPLHQAARSGKPHFEMEVANLKPSLSSKLNLMGLSPLHLALQHNCSHMVRGLITINSNLIRVKAKGMMTPLHYLAEIDDAELLAEFLFACPSSIEDTTVKFETAVHIAVKNGSISALKVLLGWLNRVNKEDILTWKDEDGNTALHIAVSTIQPQVVKLLVKHVNVNVKNSNGMTAMDTFHLQGTMQSLEIGKILSRARAKRASNLTSNITLRDYLSRKLTLIDIRDKYLGIYSRNNRSDIRAMVLVVAILIVTATYQAGLNPPGGYWQDNYKPATTNNGSSSANNTNTSLGQDPRPHYAG, from the exons ATGGATGATCAGTTGCGAACTGTGGCACAAAATGGAGACATTGATGCATTGTATAGAAGGTTTGCCGAGGATCCATATGTCCTGGATCGTGTTGATCAGCTACCGATTACCGATACACCCTTGCATCAGGCTGCCAGGTCAGGTAAACCCCATTTTGAAATGGAAGTTGCAAATTTGAAACCATCACTTTCTTCGAAGCTAAACCTTATGGGACTTAGTCCTCTCCATCTTGCTCTGCAGCATAACTGCAGTCATATGGTTAGAGGACTAATCACGATCAATAGTAATCTGATTCGTGTCAAAGCAAAGGGGATGATGACACCGTTACACTATTTAGCTGAGATCGATGATGCTGAACTTTTAGCTGAGTTTTTATTTGCTTGTCCATCATCTATTGAAGACACCACAGTTAAGTTTGAGACCGCAGTGCACATAGCCGTGAAAAATGGTTCAATTAGTGCTCTCAAAGTCCTTCTGGGATGGTTAAATCGAGTTAACAAAGAAGATATTCTAACCTGGAAAGATGAAGACGGTAACACAGCCTTGCATATTGCTGTATCTACTATTCAGCCTCAG GTTGTGAAGTTGTTGGTTAAGCATGTCAATGTGAATGTCAAGAACTCCAATGGTATGACAGCTATGGACACATTTCACCTTCAAGGAACAATGCAGAGCTTAGAGATCGGTAAGATTCTAAGTCGTGCTAGAGCAAAAAGGGCATCCAATCTTACCTCAAACATAACTCTCAGAGATTACTTGAGCAGGAAGTTAACTCTGATTGATATACGAGACAAATATTTGGGAATTTATTCTCGTAATAATCGCAGTGATATTCGTGCTATGGTTCTTGTGGTGGCTATCCTGATTGTGACAGCCACCTATCAGGCCGGCCTCAACCCTCCAGGGGGTTACTGGCAAGATAACTACAAACCAGCAACAACAAATAATGGTAGTAGCAGTGCCAACAACACCAATACCAGCTTGGGCCAAGATCCAAGGCCACATTATGCAGGATAG
- the LOC107933718 gene encoding subtilisin-like protease SBT2.5, producing MYNFCINTTLMALFSTFLICFSTVINLVFAEAKVYMVLMEDKPTFSLTTKQKYMSDKDYTVHKEQISSSHTIFLESHLQKGSYTKLYSYTHLLNGFAIHVTSKEVLSILRNMSGVRSVHEDVKIEKLTTHTPDFLGLPAHIWPRLGGVEGAGEGVVIGFIDTGINPNHPSFMTSSSSGFLNSTKFKGKCDTGELFPSTACNGKIIGAQYFAHGAIANGEFNATRDVSSPYDADGHGSHTASIAAGNHDIRVIVDGFDYGAASGMAPGARIAVYKALYTFGGYMSDVVAAVDQAVEDGVDILSLSAGPSSVPSGDSAFLDVLELQLLFATKAGVLVVQAAGNGGPSSSSVISFSPWITSVAASITDRKYNTTIVLGNGQSFTGTGLSPPTDGEIDYNIAAAADVCVRNATIITVDSCQNPEPFIRPLVYRRLIICTYTFEYEYEAASIATVADTMMEIGAAGFIITLDPNIGPEVVKGTMLTLQIPAIVLNDMQASSALWEYYNANTIRDKRGQAVAFAAKARILDGRQALYTGQAPVVASYSSRGPDVKNALMQTVDVLKPNVMAPGTSIWAAWSPDSEGDKYVKGQSFALISGTSMATPHIAGIAALIKQRHPKWGPDAITSAMMTTADRTGHSGAPILAESSNELIQATPFDFGAGSINVSQAMKPGLIFNVTFKHYVQFLCAVPGIDVKSVKKAVGVACPTKNKFKCSDLNLASVTISNLVGKRKVIRYVKNVSHKEKYTVHIKEPLGVNVTVVPESFRIKRRGSRRLRLVFEAIEATNAYTFGEMVLKGKKHIVRVPLAVYVGSASSS from the exons ATGTACAATTTCTGCATAAACACTACATTAATGGCATTGTTCTCTACATTTCTTATATGCTTTAGTACTGTTATTAACCTTGTATTTGCAGAAGCTAAGGTCTACATGGTTTTAATGGAGGATAAGCCTACTTTCTCTCTCACAACCAAACaaaaatacat GAGTGACAAAGATTATACTGTTCACAAAGAGCAAATCAGTAGCAGCCACACTATTTTCTTGGAATCTCATTTACAAAAAGGATCCTATACAAAACTTTATAGCTATACACATTTGCTTAATGGCTTTGCAATCCATGTTACTTCAAAAGAG GTTCTTAGTATCCTTCGAAACATGAGCGGGGTACGGTCGGTCCATGAGGACGTCAAAATCGAGAAACTTACTACGCATACACCCGATTTTCTCGGATTACCAGCACATATATGGCCAAGATTAGGTGGTGTAGAGGGAGCTGGTGAAGGGGTTGTGATAGGTTTCATTGATACTGGGATAAATCCTAACCATCCTAGTTTTATGACAAGTTCTTCTTCAGGGTTTTTAAATAGTACAAAGTTTAAAGGGAAATGCGACACTGGTGAGCTATTCCCTTCAACAGCATGTAATGGAAAGATAATAGGTGCTCAATATTTCGCGCATGGAGCAATAGCTAACGGTGAGTTTAACGCTACTCGTGATGTGTCGTCTCCTTACGATGCAGATGGACATGGAAG CCATACAGCATCTATAGCTGCAGGGAACCATGATATTCGAGTGATCGTCGATGGTTTCGATTATGGTGCTGCGAGTGGAATGGCTCCAGGAGCTAGGATTGCTGTGTATAAAGCTCTTTATACTTTCGGAGGGTATATGTCAGATGTTGTGGCCGCAGTTGATCAG GCAGTTGAAGATGGTGTTGATATACTTAGTCTCTCGGCCGGTCCATCGAGTGTTCCTTCCGGGGATTCTGCTTTCCTCGATGTGCTCGAACTGCAGCTCTTGTTTGCTACCAAAGCTGGTGTTTTAGTTGTTCAAGCTGCTGGAAATGGTGGACCTTCTTCTAGTTCAGTCATTTCATTTAGTCCTTGGATCACTAGTGTTGCTGCATCTATTACCGATCGTAAATATAACACTACCATCGTGCTCGGAAATGGACAAAGCTTCACCGGAACTGGCCTTTCAC CTCCCACAGATGGTGAAATAGATTACAATATAGCTGCAGCAGCTGATGTATGTGTGAGGAATGCTACAATCATCACAGTTGATAGTTGTCAAAATCCTGAACCGTTCATCCGACCCTTGGTCTATAGAAGGCTTATTATTTGCACGTATACATTCGAATATGAGTACGAAGCTGCGAGCATTGCAACCGTTGCAGACACTATGATGGAAATAGGGGCAGCTGGTTTTATAATCACATTGGATCCTAATATTGGTCCTGAGGTAGTGAAAGGAACTATGCTGACCCTGCAGATCCCTGCCATTGTCCTTAACGACATGCAAGCTTCATCG GCTTTATGGGAGTATTACAATGCCAATACTATTAGGGACAAAAGAGGACAAGCAGTGGCATTTGCTGCAAAAGCAAGGATATTAGATGGAAGGCAAGCACTTTATACGGGGCAGGCTCCGGTTGTGGCATCATACTCTTCTCGGGGTCCTGATGTGAAAAACGCGCTTATGCAAACTGTTGATGTACTTAAACCAAATGTCATGGCCCCTGGAACCTCTATTTGGGCTGCATGGAGTCCTGATAGTGAAGGAGATAAATACGTCAAAG GGCAAAGTTTTGCACTTATATCCGGTACAAGCATGGCTACCCCACACATTGCTGGCATTGCTGCTTTGATCAAGCAAAGACATCCTAAATGGGGTCCTGATGCTATCACATCCGCAATGATGACAACTGCCGATAGAACTGGTCATTCAGGTGCCCCTATTCTAGCTGAATCATCAAACGAACTTATTCAAGCTACTCCATTCGATTTTGGGGCAGGTTCCATCAATGTCTCTCAAGCCATGAAACCAGGACTCATATTCAATGTCACTTTCAAACACTATGTTCAATTCCTTTGTGCTGTTCCAGGTATCGATGTCAAGTCCGTGAAAAAAGCAGTAGGAGTTGCTTGTCCTACTAAAAATAAGTTCAAGTGCTCGGATTTGAATCTAGCAAGTGTAACGATCTCGAATTTAGTTGGAAAAAGAAAGGTGATCCGATATGTAAAAAATGTGAGTCATAAGGAAAAATATACCGTACATATAAAGGAGCCATTAGGCGTAAATGTTACCGTAGTTCCGGAGTCGTTTAGGATCAAAAGAAGAGGTTCGAGGCGCCTAAGGCTCGTATTTGAAGCAATTGAGGCAACAAATGCTTACACATTTGGGGAAATGGTGTTAAAGGGTAAGAAACACATTGTAAGAGTTCCTTTAGCTGTTTATGTAGGTTCTGCTTCAAGTTCTTGa